The stretch of DNA GATCCAGCGGCGGCAGGGGGGCACCCCCATCGTGGCCGTCACCCTGGGAGCCAGCGGCGGCACCCAGACGTTTCCCATGCTGTTTGACACCGGGGCCACCGGCACCCTGATTACCGCTGAAATGGCCCGGGCGGTCGGCGTGACTGTGGTGGGCGAAACCCAGGCCAGAATTGCTGACGGCAGCATCGTGCGTCTACCCATCGGCTACGTGGATGTGCTGGAACTGGGCGGGCTGCGTCGGGAGCGGGTCAGAGTTGCCATCGGCGGCAGCCACGGGTTGCTGGGGCAGGACATCTACGGTCAGTACGGTATCGCTATTGGCTCCCACATGATTCATCTCCACCAGTGACGGCTGGCCAATCCCCGGCAGCGCGACTGGCAGCTCAGACCATAAACCGATCGCATCACCTGGTCGGGGGGCGTGGGAATGCGTGAGAATAGGCAGCAGGTTGTCGTGTGTTTCAACGTCCTATGGCTGTTTCTGTCTTGCCCGCCGCCGCTACGGGGCTGAGTGACCCCACCTCGATCCAGCTGGCGGCCCGGGTGCAGGTTGCGCCGATCGCAACGCCCCTGGGGGAAGTGGCCATTCCCACCGCCCACGTGCCGGCGGAGAACGATCAGGCCAGCCAGCCCCCCATGCTGCTGATCCACGGGTTCGACAGCTCGCTGTTTGAGTTCCGTCGCCTGCTGCCGCTGCTGACCACCCCTACCTGGGCTGTGGACCTGCTGGGGTTTGGCTTCAGCGATCGCGCCCTCTGCCCCAAGCTATCTCCCGGTGCCATCAAGCTGCACCTGCACAGCTTTTGGCAGCAGCTAATCGACCGTCCGGTGGTGCTGGTGGGCGCGTCCATGGGGGGGGCCGCCGCCATCGACTTTGCCCTCACCTATCCCGAGGCCGTGGCTGGACTGGTGCTAATCGACGCGGCAGGCTTTGCCGCTGGCCCCGCCATGGGCAACCTGATGGTGCCGCCGCTCGATAGCTGGGCCACGGCCTTTTTGCGTAACCCCAGGGTGCGCCGCAGCATCAGTCGCCAGGCCTACTTCGACAAAACCCTGGTCACCCCGGATGCTGAACTCTGCGCCGCCCTGCACCTGGATTGCCCCCGGTGGAAGGAGGCGCTGATTGCCTTTACCAAAAGCGGTGGCTACAACTTTTTGAGCGCCAAAATTGATCAAATTAGCTGCCCTACTCTGATCGTTTGGGGGGAGCAGGACAAGATCCTGGGCACCAAGGACGCGCACCGGTTTGAAGCTGCGATCGCCGCCAGCAAGCTGGTCTGGATTCCCCAGTGCGGCCATGTCCCCCACCTGGAGAACCCCCAGGCGACCGCCGCCGCCCTGCTCCCCTTTGTGGAGCAGCTGACTTAGCGATCGCATTGCCCCCAGGACTACGGCAAATTTGTCCCGCATGTTTCAAAATATGAAGGATAAGGGCGATCGCCTCAGTCCTAGGGCGTGTCACCAATTAGGGCCAAAAGCTCGATATATCAAGCTTTGCCACGCCCGACCCAAACGACAGGCCAGGGGCTGTAACCTTTGATTTTTGTGCGTTTAGCAGCTAATTGATCACAGCCCCTAGCATCAGACCTATTCCTTAAAGTCCTTTTTTGGAGCCATCCGCAGACGGGTATGACACAACTTTCCCCAGAGCCCAGCACCCTTGACGCCAACACCTCGCCCCACAGCCCCAACGGCAGGGTATCTCCTCATGCGATCGCCGGGCCGCTGAGCTCCTTTGTGGCCCGCCACCTGGGGCCCGACGCTGGCGACACCAAGGCCATGCTGAAGGCGCTGGGCTACTCCTCCCTGGATGAACTGATCGAGGCCACGGTGCCCGCCACCATTCGGTTCCAGCAGCCCCTCAAGCTGCCCCAGGGGTGGAGCGAGGCCGCCGCTCTGGAACACCTCAAAGGCATTGCCGCTCAAAACCAAGTGTGGCGATCGTACCTGGGTCTGGGCTACGCCAACACCCTCACCCCGGCGGTGATTCAGCGCAACGTGCTTGAGAACCCCGGCTGGTACACCCAGTACACCCCTTACCAGCCCGAAATTGCCCAGGGCCGGCTGGAGGCGCTGCTCAATTTCCAAACCCTGGTCACCGACCTTACCGGCATGGAAATCGCCAATGCCTCCCTGCTCGACGAAGGTACTGCCGCCGCCGAGGCCATGACCCTGGCCTTTAACGCCCGCAAGCAAAAAGACGCCAAAACCTTCTGGGTCTCTGCCGCCTGCCATCCCCAAACCATCGATGTAGTCAAGACCCGCGCCCAGCCCCTGGGCATTGAGGTGGTGGTGGCCGACCACCGCCAGTTCAACTTCGAGACCCCTGTGTTTGGGGTGTTGCTGCAGTACCCCGCCAGCGATGGTGCTATCTACGACTATGAGGAATTCGTAGCCCTGGCCCACGCTGCCAAGGCTCTGGTCACCGTCGCCGCCGATCTGCTCAGCCTCACCCTGCTGCGCCCCCCCGGCGAATTTGATGCCGATATCGTGGTGGGTAGCACCCAGCGCTTTGGCGTTCCCCTGGGCTACGGTGGCCCCCACGCTGCCTACTTTGCCACCCGCAATACCTTTGCCCGCAAGCTGCCCGGTCGCCTGGTGGGGGTCTCCAAAGACACCTACGGCAACCCCGCCCTGCGCTTGACCCTGCAAACCCGCGAACAGCACATCCGCCGCGATGCCGCCACCAGCAACATCTGCACAGCCCAGGTGCTGCTGGCAATCATGGCCAGCATGTACGCGGTCTACCACGGGCCGGAGGGGCTCCGGGCGATCGCAGCCCGCATTCACCACCACACCCAGACCCTGGCCAATGCCCTGGTCGCTGCGGGCTACACCCTCGCCACCGAACCTGTCTTTGACACCCTCCGCGTCACCGTCGGCGACGCCCAGGCAGACATCCTCACCCGTGCCAAAGCCCATCGCATCAACCTGCGGGCACTGGACGGCGAAACCCTGGTGGTGGCCCTCGACGAAACCGTCACCGACCCGGATCTGCAAGACCTGATCACCGTCTTCACCGGCAACCCACCCACCCATCCACCCTCCCACTCTTCCACTCCCCCACTCCCCCACTCCCTCCGCCGCACCACCCCCTACCTCACCCACCCCACATTTCACCGCTACCACTCCGAAACCGAGATGCTGCGGTACCTGCATCGCCTGCAAAACCGGGATCTCTCCCTGGCGACGGCGATGATTCCGCTGGGCTCCTGCACCATGAAGCTCAACGCCACCGCCGAAATGGTGCCGATTACCTGGCCCGAGTTTGGCCAAATTCACCCCTTTGCACCGGCTGAGCAAACCGGGGGCTACCGTCAGCTGTTCGCTGATTTAGAAAACTGGCTGTCCGAAATTACCGGATTCGACGGCGTTTCGCTCCAGCCCAATGCCGGAGCCCAGGGGG from Leptolyngbya sp. KIOST-1 encodes:
- the gcvP gene encoding aminomethyl-transferring glycine dehydrogenase, with amino-acid sequence MTQLSPEPSTLDANTSPHSPNGRVSPHAIAGPLSSFVARHLGPDAGDTKAMLKALGYSSLDELIEATVPATIRFQQPLKLPQGWSEAAALEHLKGIAAQNQVWRSYLGLGYANTLTPAVIQRNVLENPGWYTQYTPYQPEIAQGRLEALLNFQTLVTDLTGMEIANASLLDEGTAAAEAMTLAFNARKQKDAKTFWVSAACHPQTIDVVKTRAQPLGIEVVVADHRQFNFETPVFGVLLQYPASDGAIYDYEEFVALAHAAKALVTVAADLLSLTLLRPPGEFDADIVVGSTQRFGVPLGYGGPHAAYFATRNTFARKLPGRLVGVSKDTYGNPALRLTLQTREQHIRRDAATSNICTAQVLLAIMASMYAVYHGPEGLRAIAARIHHHTQTLANALVAAGYTLATEPVFDTLRVTVGDAQADILTRAKAHRINLRALDGETLVVALDETVTDPDLQDLITVFTGNPPTHPPSHSSTPPLPHSLRRTTPYLTHPTFHRYHSETEMLRYLHRLQNRDLSLATAMIPLGSCTMKLNATAEMVPITWPEFGQIHPFAPAEQTGGYRQLFADLENWLSEITGFDGVSLQPNAGAQGEYTGLLVIREYHRQRGDTHRNICLIPQSAHGTNPASAVMAGMQVVAVTCDEEGNIDLADLRAKAEKHSANLAALMVTYPSTHGVFEAGIAEICAIVHDHGGQVYMDGANMNAQVGLCRPADFGADVCHLNLHKTFCIPHGGGGPGVGPIGVKAHLVPYLPGHGLVAGVGGHQGIGAVTSAPWGSASILPISWMYIAMMGSAGLQRATEVAILNANYIAQRLTGHYDILYTGQNGRVAHECILDLRPFKKSADIGVEDVAKRLIDYGFHPPTMSWPVAGTLMVEPTESESKAELDRFCDAMIAIREEIRSIETGQSDRDHNPLKHAPHTAADLVADWNRPYSREQAVFPTPFTRSAKFWPAVNRIDQAYGDRNLICSCVGMEAYSES
- a CDS encoding alpha/beta fold hydrolase; the protein is MAVSVLPAAATGLSDPTSIQLAARVQVAPIATPLGEVAIPTAHVPAENDQASQPPMLLIHGFDSSLFEFRRLLPLLTTPTWAVDLLGFGFSDRALCPKLSPGAIKLHLHSFWQQLIDRPVVLVGASMGGAAAIDFALTYPEAVAGLVLIDAAGFAAGPAMGNLMVPPLDSWATAFLRNPRVRRSISRQAYFDKTLVTPDAELCAALHLDCPRWKEALIAFTKSGGYNFLSAKIDQISCPTLIVWGEQDKILGTKDAHRFEAAIAASKLVWIPQCGHVPHLENPQATAAALLPFVEQLT